A genomic segment from uncultured Alistipes sp. encodes:
- a CDS encoding altronate dehydratase family protein — protein sequence MKRFLKINAADNVAVALADLAAGERVEIDGGVVALREAVARGHKFALRDLTEGENVIKYGYPIGHVTCNVAAGTWIHSHNLKTNLHDDLTYTYTPRACPLDIPKRDVTVQGYLRRDGRMGIRNELWIVPSVGCVNGQAQAIAERVRRECDCSHLDDVRVYTHNYGCSQLGDDHANTRRALAALVRHPNAGAVLVLGLGCENNQVAALKEEIGTWDDERVKFLIAQEVEDEIQTGFEICRGLVEKTREDRRQPLPLSYLKVGLKCGGSDGFSGITANPLVGLFSDWLVAQGGTTVLTEVPEMFGAETILMDRATDRGIFDRTVHLINDFKGYFRKYGQPIYENPSPGNKKGGITTLEEKSLGCVQKGGSQPVVDVLGYAQPIVKPGLNLLQAPGNDLVAASALALSGCQLVLFTTGRGTPFGSFVPTMKIATNTPLSQFKANWIDFNAGTLVEDEEPHAVLERLIGKILATADGEHLKHERTGFKEIAIFKSGVTL from the coding sequence ATGAAACGATTCTTGAAAATCAATGCCGCGGATAATGTGGCCGTGGCGCTGGCCGATCTGGCTGCGGGCGAGCGTGTGGAGATCGACGGCGGGGTGGTGGCGTTGCGTGAGGCGGTGGCCCGGGGACACAAGTTCGCCTTGAGGGACCTCACCGAAGGAGAAAACGTCATCAAGTACGGCTATCCGATCGGGCATGTCACCTGCAACGTGGCGGCCGGGACGTGGATCCATTCGCACAACCTGAAAACCAACCTGCACGACGACCTCACCTACACCTATACGCCGCGGGCCTGTCCGCTCGACATTCCGAAGCGTGACGTCACGGTGCAGGGTTACCTGCGCCGCGACGGGCGGATGGGCATCCGCAACGAACTGTGGATCGTGCCGTCGGTGGGGTGCGTCAACGGACAGGCGCAGGCCATTGCCGAGCGGGTGCGCCGCGAGTGCGACTGCTCGCATCTGGACGACGTGCGCGTCTACACCCATAACTACGGCTGTTCGCAGCTGGGCGACGACCACGCCAACACGCGGCGGGCGCTGGCCGCACTGGTCCGGCATCCGAATGCGGGTGCGGTGCTGGTGCTGGGGCTCGGGTGCGAGAACAACCAGGTTGCGGCCCTCAAGGAGGAGATCGGCACATGGGACGACGAGCGCGTGAAGTTCCTGATCGCCCAGGAGGTCGAGGACGAAATCCAGACGGGTTTCGAGATCTGCCGCGGGCTGGTTGAGAAGACGCGCGAGGACCGTCGCCAGCCGCTGCCGCTCTCGTATCTGAAGGTGGGGCTGAAGTGCGGCGGTTCGGACGGCTTCTCGGGCATCACGGCCAACCCGCTGGTGGGTTTGTTCTCCGACTGGCTGGTGGCGCAGGGCGGTACGACCGTGCTGACGGAAGTCCCGGAGATGTTCGGCGCCGAGACAATCCTGATGGACCGCGCCACGGATCGCGGGATCTTCGACCGCACGGTGCACCTGATCAACGATTTCAAGGGCTATTTCCGCAAGTACGGTCAGCCGATCTACGAGAATCCCTCGCCGGGGAACAAGAAGGGCGGCATCACGACCCTCGAGGAGAAGTCGCTGGGCTGCGTGCAGAAGGGCGGATCGCAGCCCGTGGTCGATGTGCTGGGCTATGCGCAGCCGATCGTGAAGCCGGGTCTGAATCTCCTGCAGGCCCCGGGCAACGACCTGGTGGCCGCTTCGGCGCTGGCCCTGTCGGGGTGCCAGCTGGTGTTGTTCACCACGGGGCGCGGCACGCCCTTCGGGTCGTTCGTCCCGACGATGAAGATCGCCACCAACACGCCGCTGTCGCAGTTCAAGGCCAACTGGATCGACTTCAACGCCGGGACGCTCGTCGAGGACGAAGAGCCGCACGCCGTGCTGGAGCGGCTGATCGGGAAGATTCTCGCGACGGCCGACGGCGAACACCTCAAGCACGAGCGCACGGGCTTTAAGGAGATTGCCATCTTCAAGTCGGGCGTGACGTTGTAA
- a CDS encoding pectinesterase family protein — MKLLTLFVFCSLFAVRAFAGEPVYTVDCNGGGDFRTVQECFDALPSKPDGWRTVRILPGTYREKVTLDVYKDRVRIVGAGGAEQVRIVWDDHTGKVVDGHEMTTYDTWTMSLQADDVVLEGVTVENDAGRVGQAVALETRGDRIWIDGCRLVGDQDTFFTKGYVSRIYVTDSWIEGTTDFIFGPSIVLFDRCRIHAKADSFLTAASTTERNLYGYVFRDCRVTADPAVTRLYLGRPWKSTARTVWIRCDLPAAIRPEGWRDWHDSARKGDVYYAEYGCTGPGADRSGRVAWSRELTCDEAAAYTPEQIFARKTGSEAFRNDWLPVAPFSEKGRGARVQQ; from the coding sequence ATGAAATTGCTGACTCTTTTTGTTTTTTGTTCTCTTTTCGCGGTCCGGGCCTTTGCCGGAGAGCCCGTCTATACGGTCGACTGCAACGGCGGGGGTGACTTCCGCACCGTGCAGGAGTGCTTCGACGCCCTGCCCTCGAAACCCGATGGCTGGCGCACCGTCCGCATCCTGCCCGGTACGTACCGCGAAAAGGTGACGTTGGATGTCTACAAGGATCGCGTGCGGATCGTCGGCGCGGGCGGGGCCGAACAGGTCCGCATCGTCTGGGATGACCACACGGGGAAGGTCGTCGACGGCCATGAGATGACGACCTACGACACCTGGACGATGTCGTTGCAGGCCGACGATGTGGTGCTGGAAGGCGTCACCGTCGAGAACGATGCCGGGCGTGTCGGGCAGGCCGTGGCGCTCGAAACCCGCGGCGACCGCATCTGGATCGACGGCTGCCGTTTGGTCGGCGATCAGGACACCTTCTTCACGAAGGGGTATGTCTCGCGCATCTACGTCACGGATTCCTGGATCGAGGGGACGACCGATTTCATCTTCGGGCCTTCGATCGTCCTCTTCGACCGCTGCCGGATCCACGCCAAGGCCGACAGTTTTCTGACCGCCGCGTCGACTACCGAGCGAAACCTGTACGGCTATGTTTTCCGGGATTGCCGGGTAACGGCCGATCCGGCAGTGACGCGGCTCTATCTGGGGCGTCCCTGGAAATCGACCGCCCGGACGGTCTGGATCCGCTGCGATCTGCCGGCGGCGATCCGCCCCGAAGGGTGGCGCGACTGGCACGATTCGGCCCGCAAGGGCGATGTCTATTACGCCGAGTATGGCTGTACGGGGCCGGGGGCCGACCGCTCGGGGCGTGTGGCCTGGTCGCGGGAGTTGACCTGCGACGAAGCTGCGGCCTATACGCCGGAGCAGATCTTCGCCCGGAAGACCGGCTCGGAGGCGTTCCGCAATGACTGGCTCCCTGTGGCGCCGTTTTCGGAGAAGGGCCGTGGTGCCAGGGTTCAGCAATGA
- a CDS encoding MFS transporter, which produces MTNTSSTSTKLMTNWRWWMCVLLFVATTVNYLDRQVLSLTWKDFIAPEFHWTDADYGTITAVFSLVYALCMLFAGRFIDWMGTKKGYLWAIGVWSAGACLHAACGWATMHIEGFESVKAMTSVEAGTAVAFAIASTSVWLFLAARCILALGEAGNFPAAIKVTAEYFPKKDRAFATSIFNAGASVGALVAPASIPLLAQYFKDQGIGGGWEMAFLIIGALGFLWMGFWVFMYEKPEKSKHVNEAELAYIHQDDAEMPAAEVKAQEEKPEKVIPFWRCFTYRQTWSFITGKFFTDGVWWFYLFWAPAYFSDQYGYSSSSGMGIALIFTLYAIVTVLSIFGGYLPKLFVDRKGMNPYAGRMLAMLIFAFLPLPALFAQGAGTYSVWWPAIIIGLAGAGHQAWSANLFSTIGDMFPKSAIATITGIGGMAGGVGSFLINKGAGALFTHSEQMGEAFRFMGFDGKEAGYMIIFCICAVAYLVAWSIMKALVPKYKPIVIE; this is translated from the coding sequence ATGACAAATACCTCATCAACTTCAACCAAACTGATGACCAACTGGCGTTGGTGGATGTGCGTGCTGCTCTTCGTGGCCACGACGGTGAACTACCTGGACCGTCAGGTTCTGTCGCTGACCTGGAAGGACTTCATCGCTCCCGAATTCCACTGGACCGACGCCGATTACGGTACCATTACCGCCGTTTTCTCGCTCGTGTATGCCCTCTGTATGCTCTTCGCCGGACGTTTCATCGACTGGATGGGCACCAAGAAGGGTTACTTGTGGGCCATCGGCGTATGGTCGGCCGGCGCCTGCCTCCATGCGGCCTGCGGCTGGGCCACGATGCACATCGAGGGCTTCGAGTCGGTCAAGGCCATGACCTCCGTGGAGGCCGGAACGGCTGTGGCGTTCGCCATCGCTTCGACGAGTGTCTGGCTGTTCCTCGCCGCGCGCTGCATCCTTGCGCTGGGTGAGGCGGGCAACTTCCCCGCAGCCATCAAGGTGACCGCCGAGTACTTCCCGAAGAAGGACCGCGCCTTCGCTACGTCGATCTTCAACGCCGGAGCGTCGGTGGGAGCGCTGGTGGCTCCGGCGTCGATTCCGCTGCTGGCCCAGTATTTCAAGGACCAGGGCATCGGCGGCGGCTGGGAGATGGCCTTCCTGATCATTGGAGCGCTGGGCTTCCTCTGGATGGGATTCTGGGTCTTCATGTATGAGAAACCCGAGAAGTCGAAGCACGTGAACGAGGCCGAGCTGGCCTACATCCATCAGGATGACGCCGAGATGCCGGCCGCCGAGGTCAAGGCGCAGGAGGAGAAACCCGAAAAGGTCATTCCGTTCTGGCGCTGCTTCACCTACCGGCAGACCTGGTCGTTCATCACCGGCAAGTTCTTCACCGACGGCGTGTGGTGGTTCTACCTCTTCTGGGCTCCGGCCTACTTCTCGGACCAGTACGGCTACTCGTCCAGTTCGGGAATGGGTATTGCGCTGATCTTCACGCTCTATGCCATCGTGACGGTGCTGTCGATCTTCGGCGGTTACCTTCCGAAGCTCTTCGTCGACCGCAAGGGCATGAATCCCTATGCGGGCCGTATGCTGGCGATGCTGATCTTCGCGTTCCTGCCGCTGCCCGCGCTCTTCGCTCAGGGTGCCGGAACCTACTCGGTATGGTGGCCCGCGATCATCATCGGTCTGGCCGGCGCCGGACACCAGGCGTGGTCGGCGAACCTCTTCTCGACGATCGGCGACATGTTCCCCAAATCGGCCATCGCAACCATCACGGGCATCGGCGGCATGGCCGGCGGTGTGGGCTCGTTCCTGATCAACAAGGGAGCCGGAGCGCTCTTCACCCACTCGGAGCAGATGGGCGAGGCCTTCCGCTTCATGGGCTTCGACGGTAAGGAGGCCGGCTACATGATCATCTTCTGCATCTGCGCCGTGGCCTATCTGGTGGCGTGGTCGATCATGAAGGCGCTGGTTCCGAAGTACAAGCCTATCGTTATCGAATAA
- the uxaC gene encoding glucuronate isomerase, translating into MKAFNDENFLLQTETAQRLYHEHAAKQPIIDYHCHLIPEYVASNHRFENLSKIWLEGDHYKWRAMRTNGVEERYCTGKDTTDWEKFEKWAATVPYTMRNPLYHWTHLELKTAFGVTKLLNPSTAREIYDHCTALLQQPEYYARGLMQHYNVEVVCTTDDPVDSLEHHIKVREDGFAVKMLPTWRPDKAMAVESAADFRAYIERLSEVSGVSISKFADVIDALRVRHRFFESVGCRLSDHGIEEFYAEDYTQPEIDAIFNKVYGGHELTAEEIRKYKTAMMVEFAVMDHETGWTQQFHYGAIRNNNSRMFAQLGPDTGFDSIGDFTVGKAMSKFFDLLDREDKLTRTIIYNLNPRDNELVATMLGNFQDGRYGAGKIQFGSGWWFLDQKDGMEKQMNALSTLGLLSRFVGMLTDSRSFLSYPRHEYFRRTLCNLVGNDIEQGLLPASEIDFIGREIIEGICYRNAKNFFKF; encoded by the coding sequence CCGAGACTGCGCAGCGTCTTTACCACGAACATGCGGCCAAGCAGCCGATTATCGATTACCATTGCCATCTGATTCCGGAGTACGTGGCTTCGAACCACCGCTTCGAGAACCTTTCGAAGATCTGGCTTGAAGGCGACCACTACAAGTGGCGTGCGATGCGCACGAACGGCGTGGAGGAGCGTTACTGCACGGGCAAGGATACGACCGACTGGGAGAAGTTCGAGAAGTGGGCCGCGACGGTGCCCTATACGATGCGCAACCCGCTCTACCACTGGACGCACCTGGAACTGAAGACGGCCTTCGGGGTGACGAAGCTTCTCAATCCGTCGACGGCGCGTGAGATCTACGACCACTGTACGGCACTCTTGCAGCAGCCCGAGTATTATGCCCGGGGCCTGATGCAGCACTACAACGTCGAGGTGGTCTGCACGACGGACGACCCGGTCGATTCGCTCGAACACCACATCAAGGTGCGCGAGGACGGCTTTGCGGTGAAGATGCTCCCGACGTGGCGTCCCGACAAGGCGATGGCTGTCGAATCGGCCGCCGATTTTAGGGCCTACATCGAAAGACTCTCCGAGGTTTCGGGGGTCTCGATCTCGAAATTCGCCGACGTGATCGACGCCCTGCGCGTGCGGCACAGGTTCTTCGAGTCGGTGGGCTGCCGCCTCTCGGACCACGGCATCGAGGAGTTCTACGCCGAGGATTACACGCAGCCGGAGATCGACGCCATCTTTAATAAGGTGTACGGCGGGCATGAGCTCACGGCGGAGGAGATCCGCAAGTACAAGACCGCGATGATGGTCGAGTTTGCCGTCATGGACCACGAAACGGGCTGGACGCAGCAGTTCCACTACGGTGCCATCCGCAACAACAACTCGCGGATGTTCGCGCAGCTGGGCCCCGATACGGGCTTCGACTCGATCGGGGACTTCACGGTGGGCAAGGCGATGTCGAAATTCTTCGACCTGCTCGACCGCGAGGACAAGCTCACCCGCACGATCATCTACAACCTTAATCCGCGCGACAACGAGCTCGTCGCCACGATGCTCGGGAACTTCCAGGACGGCCGCTACGGCGCCGGGAAGATCCAGTTCGGTTCGGGGTGGTGGTTCCTCGATCAGAAGGACGGCATGGAGAAGCAGATGAACGCCCTCTCGACACTGGGTCTGCTGAGCCGCTTCGTGGGGATGCTGACCGACTCGCGCTCGTTCCTCTCGTACCCGCGCCACGAGTATTTCCGCCGTACGCTGTGCAACCTCGTGGGCAACGACATCGAGCAGGGGCTGCTGCCCGCCTCGGAGATCGACTTCATCGGTCGCGAAATCATCGAGGGGATCTGCTACCGCAATGCGAAAAATTTCTTCAAATTCTAA
- a CDS encoding MATE family efflux transporter — protein MNREILRLALPNIVSNITVPLMGIVSTAIAGHWGEDSAATIGALAIGVSIFNFIYWNCSFVRMGTSGLTAQAFGAGNYRECTNMLARALSVAGVMGCVMLLLQYPLGELALWAMNGGEMTREYFYTRIWAVPAGILLFGFNGWFTGMQNALFPMITAVTVNLIHLTCSLAFAFGLDLGIVGIAWASVVAQWCGVGLATLLLVVKYRSLLTSIRWSEVLDLQPLRRFFVINRDIILRTLCIVAVYTFFTGASARMEDHTLLAVNALLLELFTLFSYMNDGFAYAAEALTGRFIGARDRVSLGACLHRCLLWGTLVSVVFVGIYLVWWRDLVGLFVDHSAPNAAQIVELAGHYIVWIILIPIASAMPFIMDGIMVGATETRVMRNSMFGATAAYFAIFYALRPWIGNNALWLAFTLYMLLRGVLQYVMTRGLRTIREKA, from the coding sequence ATGAACCGCGAAATACTGCGCCTGGCGCTCCCGAACATCGTCTCGAACATCACCGTCCCGCTCATGGGCATCGTCTCGACAGCCATCGCCGGACACTGGGGCGAGGACTCCGCCGCGACGATCGGCGCCCTGGCCATCGGCGTGTCGATCTTCAACTTCATCTACTGGAACTGCTCCTTCGTGCGCATGGGGACCAGCGGCCTCACGGCCCAGGCCTTCGGCGCCGGGAACTACCGCGAATGCACCAACATGCTGGCCCGGGCCCTGTCCGTAGCGGGGGTCATGGGCTGTGTGATGCTCCTGCTCCAGTACCCGCTGGGCGAACTGGCTCTCTGGGCCATGAACGGCGGTGAGATGACCCGCGAATACTTCTACACCCGCATCTGGGCTGTGCCGGCCGGCATCCTCCTCTTCGGTTTCAACGGCTGGTTCACCGGCATGCAGAACGCCCTCTTCCCGATGATCACGGCCGTCACGGTCAACCTGATCCACCTCACGTGCAGCCTCGCCTTCGCCTTCGGGCTCGACCTCGGGATCGTCGGCATCGCCTGGGCCTCGGTCGTGGCACAATGGTGCGGCGTGGGGCTGGCCACGCTGCTGCTCGTCGTAAAGTACCGGTCGCTGCTGACCTCGATCCGCTGGTCGGAGGTCCTGGACCTGCAGCCCCTGCGGCGCTTCTTCGTGATCAACCGCGACATCATCCTGCGCACGCTCTGCATCGTGGCCGTCTATACCTTCTTCACCGGCGCCTCGGCCCGCATGGAGGACCACACGCTGCTCGCCGTGAACGCCCTGCTGCTGGAGCTCTTCACGCTCTTCTCCTACATGAACGACGGCTTCGCCTACGCCGCCGAGGCCCTCACCGGACGCTTCATCGGGGCCCGCGACCGGGTGTCGCTCGGCGCCTGCCTGCACCGCTGCCTGCTCTGGGGCACACTCGTATCGGTAGTGTTCGTAGGGATCTACCTCGTGTGGTGGCGCGACCTGGTAGGGCTCTTCGTCGACCACTCGGCGCCGAACGCCGCGCAGATCGTCGAGTTGGCCGGGCACTATATCGTCTGGATCATCCTGATCCCCATCGCCTCGGCCATGCCCTTCATCATGGACGGCATCATGGTCGGCGCCACCGAGACGCGCGTCATGCGCAACTCGATGTTCGGAGCCACGGCCGCCTATTTCGCCATCTTCTACGCCCTGCGGCCGTGGATCGGCAACAACGCCCTCTGGCTGGCCTTTACCTTGTACATGCTCCTGCGGGGCGTCCTGCAATACGTCATGACCCGCGGCCTGCGGACCATCCGCGAAAAGGCGTAG
- a CDS encoding sugar kinase, which produces MKIVTLGEIMLRLSTPGNTRFVQSDSFDVVYGGGEANVAVSCANYGHDAYFVTKLPKHEIGQSAVNALRKYGVKTDFIARGGDRVGIYYLETGASMRPSKVIYDRAHSAIAEADPQDFDFDAIMEGADWFHWSGITPAISDKAAELTKLACEAAKRHGVTVSVDLNFRKKLWTKEKAQSIMKPLMQYVDVCIGNEEDAELCLGFKPDADVEGGETNAEGYKGIFRQMAAEFGFKYVISTLRESFSATHNGWKAMIYNGKEFYESKRYDINPIIDRVGGGDSFSGGIIHGLLTKPTQGEALEFAVAASALKHTINGDFNLVSAEEVESLAGGNASGRVQR; this is translated from the coding sequence ATGAAAATCGTAACTTTAGGAGAAATCATGCTGCGTCTTTCGACGCCGGGGAACACCCGTTTCGTACAATCCGATTCGTTCGACGTCGTGTACGGCGGCGGCGAGGCCAATGTGGCCGTCTCGTGCGCCAACTACGGCCACGATGCCTACTTCGTGACGAAACTCCCGAAGCATGAGATCGGACAGTCGGCCGTGAATGCCCTGCGCAAGTACGGCGTGAAGACCGACTTTATCGCCCGCGGCGGAGACCGTGTCGGTATCTACTACCTGGAGACCGGTGCTTCGATGCGTCCTTCGAAGGTGATCTATGACCGCGCCCATTCGGCTATTGCCGAGGCCGACCCGCAGGATTTTGATTTCGATGCCATTATGGAGGGTGCCGACTGGTTCCACTGGTCGGGCATCACGCCGGCGATTTCGGACAAGGCTGCCGAGCTGACGAAGCTGGCCTGCGAGGCAGCAAAGCGTCACGGCGTCACGGTGTCGGTGGACTTGAACTTCCGCAAGAAGCTCTGGACCAAGGAGAAGGCCCAGTCGATCATGAAGCCGCTGATGCAGTATGTCGACGTCTGCATCGGTAACGAGGAGGACGCCGAATTGTGCCTGGGCTTCAAGCCCGACGCCGATGTCGAGGGGGGTGAGACCAATGCCGAGGGATACAAGGGCATCTTCCGCCAGATGGCCGCAGAGTTCGGGTTCAAGTATGTGATCTCGACGCTGCGCGAGTCCTTCTCGGCGACGCACAACGGCTGGAAAGCCATGATCTACAACGGCAAGGAGTTCTACGAGTCGAAGCGTTACGACATCAACCCGATCATCGACCGCGTGGGAGGCGGCGACTCCTTCTCGGGCGGCATCATCCACGGTCTGCTGACGAAGCCGACGCAGGGCGAGGCCCTGGAATTCGCCGTGGCAGCTTCGGCCCTGAAGCACACAATCAACGGCGACTTCAACCTCGTTTCTGCCGAGGAGGTCGAGTCGTTGGCCGGCGGCAACGCCAGCGGCCGCGTACAGCGCTGA
- a CDS encoding tagaturonate reductase: MLKELNRSTVATVDRPVRILQFGEGNFLRAFVDWQIDIANEKGVMNSGVAICQPIIDPEHKVLGMIDLLHRQDNLYHVYLEGIENRQPKKDVRLVKSVMDSFNPYVDYEKYEQYFLSPDLKITISNTTEAGIRYEEGDDLEARPPKSYPAKMTALLYKRFKHFQGDPTKGLCIICCELIENNGSTLHEYVIRHAMYNGLGADFIDWVERNCHFCDTLVDRIVPGFPRDTIDEIKEELGYDDNLVVKAELYHLWAIGGEGYREVMKELPLDKAGLHVIFMPSIKQFRDKKVRILNGSHTGMVPIALQMGCETVMDAFNTPAIERFINEMVAEEVIPMIEEDQEELKQFAAGILERFYNPYIKHMLRSISLNSLSKWEARNYPTVKDNWFKAGKLAARECFTFAALMSLYGPKSGFEPDDTKEFVDYIRTNWNSEDLVGTVSKIVRESGIFTVDFSEVPGFVEAVAGYVGDIEALGMKGALDKFLTK; encoded by the coding sequence ATGTTGAAAGAATTGAACAGGTCGACCGTCGCAACGGTTGACCGCCCCGTTCGTATCCTGCAGTTCGGCGAGGGCAACTTCCTGCGGGCCTTCGTGGACTGGCAGATCGACATCGCCAACGAGAAGGGCGTCATGAATTCGGGCGTGGCCATCTGCCAGCCCATTATCGATCCCGAACACAAGGTGCTGGGGATGATCGACCTGCTGCACAGGCAGGACAACCTCTACCACGTCTACCTGGAGGGCATCGAGAACCGTCAGCCGAAGAAGGACGTGCGGCTGGTGAAGAGCGTGATGGATTCGTTCAACCCCTATGTCGACTACGAGAAGTACGAGCAATACTTCCTCTCGCCGGATCTGAAGATCACGATCTCGAACACCACCGAGGCGGGGATCCGCTACGAGGAGGGCGACGATCTGGAGGCGCGTCCGCCGAAGTCCTACCCTGCGAAGATGACGGCGCTGCTGTACAAGCGCTTCAAGCACTTCCAGGGCGACCCGACGAAGGGCCTCTGCATCATCTGCTGCGAGCTGATCGAGAACAACGGCTCGACGCTGCACGAGTATGTGATCCGCCACGCGATGTACAACGGCCTGGGGGCCGACTTCATCGACTGGGTGGAGCGCAACTGCCACTTCTGCGACACGCTGGTCGACCGCATCGTGCCGGGCTTCCCGCGCGACACGATCGACGAGATCAAGGAGGAGTTGGGCTATGACGACAACCTCGTGGTAAAGGCCGAGTTGTACCACCTGTGGGCGATCGGCGGCGAGGGCTACAGGGAGGTGATGAAGGAGCTGCCGCTGGACAAGGCGGGCCTGCACGTGATCTTCATGCCGTCGATCAAGCAGTTCCGCGACAAGAAAGTCCGCATCCTGAACGGTTCGCACACGGGCATGGTGCCCATTGCCCTGCAGATGGGCTGCGAGACGGTGATGGACGCCTTCAACACCCCGGCCATCGAGCGTTTCATCAACGAGATGGTCGCCGAGGAGGTGATCCCGATGATTGAGGAGGACCAGGAGGAGCTGAAACAGTTCGCCGCGGGGATCCTCGAACGCTTCTACAACCCCTACATCAAGCACATGCTGCGTTCGATCTCGCTGAACTCGCTCTCGAAGTGGGAGGCGCGCAACTATCCGACCGTGAAGGACAACTGGTTCAAGGCCGGAAAGCTAGCCGCACGCGAGTGCTTTACCTTTGCGGCGCTGATGTCGCTGTACGGCCCGAAGAGCGGTTTCGAGCCCGACGACACGAAGGAGTTTGTCGACTACATCCGCACGAACTGGAATTCGGAGGACCTCGTGGGTACGGTCTCGAAGATCGTGCGCGAGAGCGGCATCTTCACGGTGGATTTCTCGGAGGTCCCGGGCTTCGTGGAGGCCGTTGCGGGCTATGTGGGTGACATCGAGGCGCTGGGCATGAAAGGGGCGCTGGACAAATTTTTGACGAAATAG
- a CDS encoding bifunctional 4-hydroxy-2-oxoglutarate aldolase/2-dehydro-3-deoxy-phosphogluconate aldolase, with protein sequence MARFSKMQVMEAIGKTGMVPVFYHSDAEIAKQVVKACYDGGVRAFEFTNRGDFASEVFIEVIKFAAKECPELVLGVGTIVDAPTAAMYIQYGANFVVGPYLNPEVAKVCNRHLVPYTPGCGSVTEIGEAQELGCDLTKVFPAGNVGGPSFVKNVKAPLPWSNIMATGAVEPTEENLTAWFKAGVYCVGMGSQLFPKEVIAAKDWKAVTEKCRFALDVIAGVKNK encoded by the coding sequence ATGGCACGTTTTTCAAAAATGCAAGTCATGGAGGCCATCGGCAAAACCGGTATGGTCCCCGTATTCTACCATTCGGACGCTGAAATCGCCAAGCAGGTCGTGAAGGCCTGCTATGATGGCGGTGTGCGGGCGTTCGAGTTTACGAACCGCGGCGACTTCGCCTCGGAGGTCTTCATCGAGGTGATCAAGTTCGCCGCGAAGGAGTGCCCGGAGCTGGTGCTGGGCGTGGGTACGATCGTCGATGCCCCGACGGCCGCGATGTACATCCAGTACGGCGCGAACTTCGTCGTGGGGCCCTATCTGAACCCCGAGGTGGCCAAGGTCTGCAACCGCCACCTGGTGCCCTATACGCCGGGCTGCGGTTCTGTGACGGAGATCGGCGAGGCCCAGGAGCTGGGTTGTGACCTGACGAAGGTCTTCCCGGCGGGCAACGTCGGCGGACCGTCGTTCGTCAAGAACGTCAAGGCTCCGCTGCCGTGGTCGAACATCATGGCCACGGGCGCCGTGGAACCCACCGAGGAGAACCTCACGGCGTGGTTCAAGGCCGGCGTCTACTGCGTGGGCATGGGCTCGCAGCTCTTCCCCAAAGAGGTGATTGCGGCGAAGGACTGGAAGGCCGTTACGGAAAAATGCCGCTTTGCACTGGATGTCATTGCCGGTGTGAAAAACAAGTAA